Proteins found in one Nitrosopumilus maritimus SCM1 genomic segment:
- a CDS encoding adenylosuccinate synthetase, which translates to MTSTVVVGGFFGDEGKGKIISYLAIKDNPKVIVRGGAGPNAGHTIKDGDKVYKVRMLPSGFLNKDAKVMIGPGVVINPEVLQKEIDDFGVSGRAFIDKHCGVIEETHLARDSKGELKEKIGSTGSGTGPANADRAMRVLNLAKDFDSLSSIITDVPAEINSAIDKNENVLIEGTQGTFLSLWHGTYPFVTSKDVTASGICADIGLGPTKVDEVIVVFKSYVTRVGTGPLDKELSLEEAEKKGWSEFGTVTGRQRRAADFDFDLARRAIMLNGATQISITKLDVLFTDCAGKTSYDELFDDAKAFIKNIEDELNTPVTIIGTGPTVNDVIDRRN; encoded by the coding sequence ATGACATCTACTGTTGTAGTTGGTGGATTTTTTGGAGATGAAGGAAAAGGAAAGATCATCTCCTATTTGGCAATAAAAGATAATCCCAAAGTTATAGTTCGTGGCGGTGCAGGACCAAATGCCGGTCACACAATCAAAGATGGCGATAAAGTTTACAAAGTTCGTATGCTTCCAAGCGGTTTTCTAAACAAAGATGCCAAAGTCATGATTGGCCCAGGTGTTGTGATTAATCCTGAAGTACTGCAAAAAGAGATTGATGATTTTGGTGTCTCAGGACGTGCATTTATTGACAAACATTGTGGAGTTATTGAAGAGACTCATCTTGCTCGAGATTCCAAAGGTGAACTCAAAGAGAAGATTGGTAGTACCGGCTCAGGAACAGGACCTGCAAATGCTGATAGGGCAATGAGGGTTTTGAACTTGGCAAAAGACTTTGATTCACTATCCTCAATAATTACAGATGTTCCAGCCGAGATTAATTCTGCTATAGACAAAAACGAAAATGTCCTAATTGAAGGAACTCAAGGCACATTCCTATCTTTGTGGCATGGTACATATCCATTTGTAACCTCAAAGGATGTTACAGCTTCAGGAATTTGTGCTGATATTGGATTAGGTCCAACCAAAGTAGATGAAGTGATTGTTGTCTTCAAGTCTTATGTTACGCGTGTAGGCACGGGCCCACTTGACAAAGAACTCTCACTTGAAGAAGCAGAAAAGAAAGGCTGGTCTGAGTTTGGAACTGTTACAGGACGTCAACGTCGTGCAGCTGATTTTGATTTTGATTTAGCTAGGCGTGCAATCATGCTTAATGGTGCAACACAAATCTCAATTACAAAACTAGATGTGTTGTTTACAGACTGTGCGGGAAAAACTTCGTATGATGAATTGTTTGATGATGCAAAAGCATTCATAAAAAATATTGAAGATGAATTAAACACGCCTGTTACAATTATTGGAACAGGACCAACTGTCAATGATGTCATTGACAGAAGAAACTAG
- a CDS encoding Fe(2+)-trafficking protein: MTRTCTKCKNEIPDTEQLGPVNEKYPTCNKCWAEWKEYQIMVMNELKLDMSMADHRKLLKKHEKIFVGVLSPEGEVIDYTNEDNRKPDEPQPGA, translated from the coding sequence ATGACTCGTACTTGTACAAAATGCAAGAATGAAATTCCTGATACTGAACAATTAGGTCCAGTCAATGAGAAATATCCCACATGTAACAAGTGTTGGGCTGAATGGAAAGAGTATCAGATAATGGTAATGAATGAATTGAAACTTGATATGTCAATGGCTGATCACAGAAAATTACTAAAAAAACACGAGAAAATCTTTGTAGGTGTATTGTCTCCTGAAGGAGAAGTTATTGATTATACCAATGAAGATAACAGAAAACCTGATGAGCCTCAACCTGGCGCTTAA
- a CDS encoding winged helix-turn-helix domain-containing protein translates to MAEYRTHMKIIGDILSTTRDDLQDEDGATVTYLIRKANVSHSRISRILKTLVSQGLLEQVDSQGSNKYKISPTGREFLQAYYKFTSFADNFGLNI, encoded by the coding sequence ATGGCCGAGTATAGAACTCATATGAAAATTATTGGCGATATTCTATCTACTACCAGAGATGATCTTCAAGACGAAGATGGGGCAACAGTAACTTATCTGATTAGAAAAGCAAACGTTTCTCATTCTAGAATTTCAAGAATTCTAAAAACACTGGTATCTCAAGGTCTATTGGAGCAAGTCGACAGTCAAGGTTCTAACAAATACAAAATCAGTCCAACAGGAAGAGAGTTTCTTCAAGCATATTACAAGTTTACAAGCTTTGCAGACAATTTTGGATTAAACATCTAA